From one Mytilus trossulus isolate FHL-02 chromosome 10, PNRI_Mtr1.1.1.hap1, whole genome shotgun sequence genomic stretch:
- the LOC134686508 gene encoding fibrinogen-like protein 1 translates to MSALGKILFIIQMFLLATIYVDGKPCENSNSECQQVRMPLVSNKLNAPLVAELDVTAMNKQLKTYIRDDIESTFSEDIKGLVKKEQDDIKVSMLQDYSSKLNKTKKEYDKHISKIVQSLEEKQSELQLEISDVNKNLNESESSLNIEITKLLSGFEQRQERLKLAMISEYTSKIRQSEDANKQKIIDLASEQKSQLADLSRELKEEFVKSTTNLQTQSKELEEWKTNLMATLNENYAPLRYKDCGYMKTKPSGVYTIYPDDFNGIKAYCDMSTDGGGWTVIQRRIDGTTSFDRDWVEYKEGFGDPQKEYWLGNKYLNLLTTNGKYELRVDLTDTNNKMTYALYKTFTVSDENSQYKLTIARYSGTAGDWMAYNNGMKFTTKDRDHDTNRGNCAKTYGSWWHGSCSYAELNRDMTKNKLNWLKYNYIKSSMMIRQIM, encoded by the exons ATGAGTGCTTTGGGAAAAATACTgtttattatacaaatgtttttactGGCAACTATTTATGTTGATGGTAAACCCTGTGAAAACTCAAATTCAGAATGTCAGCAGGTAAGGATGCCTTTGGTTTCGAATAAACTAAATGCCCCACTGGTCGCCGAACTTGATGTCACGGCAatgaacaaacaattaaaaacttaCATACGTGACGATATTGAATCAACATTTTCTGAGGATATTAAAGGCCTGGTGAAAAAGGAGCAGGATGATATAAAGGTCTCGATGTTACAGGATTATTCGTCTAAACTAAATAAGACCAAGAAAGAATATGACAAACACATTTCGAAAATAGTTCAGAGTCttgaagaaaaacaaagtgAACTGCAGCTTGAAATATCTGatgttaacaaaaatttaaatgaaagtgaatcaagcttaaatatagaaataacgAAATTGTTGAGTGGGTTTGAACAAAGACAAGAACGTTTAAAATTAGCAATGATATCGGAATACACATCTAAGATTCGACAATCTGAAGACgctaacaaacaaaaaattatcgaTCTTGCAAGTGAACAAAAATCTCAATTGGCTGATTTGTCACGAGAATTGAAGGAGGAATTCGTAAAAAGTACTACTAACTTGCAAACTCAAAGTAAGGAATTAGaagaatggaaaacaaatttgatGGCAACATTGAATG agAATTATGCACCCCTGAGATACAAAGACTGTGGTTATATGAAAACAAAGCCAAGTGGGGTATATACCATATATCCTGATGATTTTAACGGAATAAAGGCTTACTGTGATATGTCTACTGATGGAGGAGGTTGGACG GTTATTCAAAGAAGAATAGACGGAACAACGAGTTTTGACAGGGACTGGGTTGAATATAAGGAAGGCTTTGGCGATCCACAGAAGGAATACTGGCTTG GTAACAAATATCTAAACCTTCTTACAACTAATGGTAAATACGAACTAAGAGTTGATCTAACGGATACTAACAACAAGATGACATATGCTTTGTATAAGACATTTACAGTTAGTGACGagaattcacaatataaacTTACCATTGCGAGATATAGTGGAACTGCTG gtgaTTGGATGGCATACAACAACGGTATGAAATTCACCACTAAGGATCGTGATCATGATACTAACAGAGGTAACTGTGCTAAAACGTATGGTAGTTGGTGGCATGGTTCCTGTAGTTATGCAGAACTGAATCGTGACATGACAAAGAATAAACTGAATTGGCTTAAATATAATTACATCAAGTCAAGTATGATGATCAGACAaattatgtaa